A region of the Flavobacteriaceae bacterium MAR_2010_188 genome:
AAAAAACAATGGATTGGGACAAAATTTGCCGCGGAGGATAATGAGGAACGGTTAAAAGAGACTGCTTTGCTTACCAATTTAAGTCAACGTTTTAAGTCTTACGAAGTTTTTACAGGGATTGGGGATAGCACTGCAGTCTTTGCCGAAGTCGGTTATAAATATCGGGTAAACGATAGTGTAAGGAATAATCAGGTAGCAAGAGTGAACAGTTCTAATACTTTTTATTTGAAGTCTAAAATCATTCAAAATGAAAAAACGGATTTAGGGATTTATATCAATTATCGAAGATTAAAATGGATGGAAGACGACATTGAAGATGAAAATTCCCTGAATAGCCGTTTGACCTTCAACCAAAAAATGTTTAACAATATTTTACTTTGGAATACGATTTGCGAAACCAATTCTGGCACTTTACCGCAACAGGATTTTACCTATGTGCAGGTAGAGCCCGGACAGGGAAATTACACTTGGAACGATTATAATGATAATGGCGTTCAAGAATTAAATGAATTTGAAGTTGCCCAATTTCAAGATGAGGGCAAATATATTAGAGTACTGTTGCCTAATAGAATTTTTGTAAAGACCCACCAAAATCGGTTTAGCCAATCACTAACGATCAATCCGCAGCAGTGGTCGGTTTCCGATAACGCTTCAAAAAAATTCTGGGCACATTTTTACAACCAAACCTCGTTTCTGGTAGATAGGAAGCTTAAAAAGGAAGATAACACCTTCGATCTAAATCCTTTCAATGACAAAGACGATTTGGATTTGGCACTTAATAAAAGCCTTAGGAATACCCTGTTTTTTAATCGCGGCAAGCAGAACTATACCACATCGTACACCTACTTAAATACGGTGAATAGAACTTTGTATTCTATAGGATTTCAAGAAAATAAATTGAAGAGTCATCAGGTTAATTTTAACCATAAGTTTTTGACGAGTTGGTTGTTTAATCTTAAATTGAGTATAGAGCAAAATGAAAGTTTGAGCGAGAACTTTGCCAATCGAAATTACATATTGAACGAAGAGAGAATATTTCCAAAAATCTCTTATCTCTTTAGTGAGAATGCGAGATTCGACCTGTTTTATCAATACACCAACAAAGAAAATATTATAGGTAACCAGGAGCTACTTTTACAGAGTCGCTATGGTACGTCATTTACCTACAACACTGCTCAGCAATTATCTATTGTGGGAGAAATAAATCTCTATAAAAATGATTTTACGGGAAGTGCCAACACTCCGATTTCTTATCAGATGTTAGAAGGGCTTCAACCCGGAAAAAATTATACGTGGAGTCTATTGGCCCAAAAGAAGCTCACAAAATTCTTGGATCTTAACCTAAATTATCTTGGCAGAAAAACAGAAACTTCACGAACAATACACACTGGGACGGTTCAACTAAAAGCATATTTCTAGCTTAATATTGTGTAATGACCCACCAATTTTATTTATTTGTACATAACTAATTGAATTAACTCAAATCTAAAATAATATGAAAAAATTAATTTTTGCATGTCTGCTGTTAATCGGCGGTACCTCCTTTGCTCAAGATATGGCCAATGAACAAGAAGTTGATGTTGAAACAGGAACAGTTTGGGAAATTAAGGGGAACGCTTTTTACCTTGTGCTAGGTGCAATTGAAGTTTCAGTCGAACATTCTCTGAATAGTGAATCGGCAATCGGAGTTTCTGGTTTTTTGCCTTTTGATAAGGAGGTTAAGGAAAGCATTGAATATTATGTAGCCCCATACTATAGACTTTATTTTGGAGAGAAATATACCGCAGGTTTTTTTCTTGAAGGATTCGCAATGTTGAATTCAACAGAAAGAACCCAGTTTGAGAGTATATTCGAGGAGAGAGAAGATGAGTTTGTTACTGATTTAGCTATAGGTATAGGTCTGGGGGGAAATGGGTAACCAGAAATGGTTTCGTTGGTGAGATAAACTTCGGAATTGGAAGGAACCTTTTCAGCACAGCCGACAATGACATTGAGGTGGTGGGCAAAGGAGGCATTGTCGTGGGCTACAGATTTTAAGAAAAATTAATCAAACTTATAAATTAAAAAGCCTTCTAAATGCTAGAAGGCTTTTTTTATGCTAGTTGTCTGATATTTTAGGAATCTACATTTTCATCAACCATTCCTTTACATCAATTTCTTTTTTAATGATGTCCCTAAGGTCCTCAATCTTAACTCTTTTTTGTTCCATAGTGTCTCTATGTCTAATAGTAACCGTATTATCGTCTAGAGTATCGTGATCTACCGTAATACAGAATGGAGTACCGGCAGCATCTTGCCTTCTGTAGCGTCTGCCTACTGCATCTTTTTCGTCATAATCTACTGAAAAATCCCATTTAAGCTCATCCATTATTTTTCTGGCCACTTCTGGCAATCCGTCCTTTTTAACTAGAGGAAGAATGGCTGCCTTGGTTGGCGCTAAAACCGCAGGTAATTTTAAGACCGTCCTGGTAGTGTTATTTTCTAAATCTTCTTCTATTAAAGAATGTGAAAGAACCGCCAAGAACATTCTATCGAGACCGATAGAGGTTTCTAAGACGTAAGGAACGTAACTTTTGTTTTCTTCATGATCAAAATATTGAAGCTTTTTACCAGAAAATTCTTCATGCTGACTTAAATCAAAGTCCGTTCTAGAATGTATTCCTTCTAATTCCTTGAATCCAAATGGGAATTTAAATTCAATATCACAAGCAGCATCTGCATAATGGGCTAGTTTATCATGATCATGAAAACGGTAATTTTCGCTCCCCATGCCTAGTGAAATATGCCATTTTAATCTGGTTTCCTTCCAGTGTTCATACCATTCTTTCTGGGTTCCTGGCTTAATAAAGAATTGCATTTCCATCTGCTCGAACTCTCGCATCCTAAAAATAAACTGTCTAGCGACGATTTCATTTCTAAAGGCTTTTCCGGTTTGTGCAATCCCAAAAGGTATTTTTAAACGTCCGGTTTTTTGAACATTTAGAAAATTCACAAAGATACCTTGTGCAGTTTCTGGTCTTAGATAAAGGTCCATTGCAGATTCTGCAGAAGCTCCGAGTTTGGTGCCGAACATTAAGTTGAATTGCTTTACATCCGTCCAGTTTCTTGATCCACTTAAAGGATCTGCAATTTCTAATTCTTCGATCAGTGCCTTAACATCCGCTAAATCTTCATTTGCCAAAGATTTGCCCATTCTTTTGAGAATGGAATCCATTTTTTCTTGATAACCTACAACGCGTTGGTTTGTGGTTATAAATTCATTTTTATCAAAGGCATCTCCGAATCTGGTTTCGGCTTTGGAGACTTCTTTGTCGATCTTAGCTTCAATCTTGGCGCAGTAATCTTCAATAAGAACGTCTGCTCTATATCGTTTTTTAGAATCCTTATTATCGATTAAAGGATCATTAAAAGCATCAACGTGGCCAGAAGCTTTCCATGTGGTTGGATGCATAAATATTGCGGCATCGATACCAACGATATTTTCGTTCATTTGTACCATTGCCTTCCACCAATAATCACGGATATTCTTTTTTAGTTCTGCGCCATTTTGACCGTAGTCATAAACTGCACTTAAACCATCGTATATTTCGCTACTCTGAAATACATAACCGTATTCCTTTGCGTGTGAGATTACTCTTTTAAATAAATCTTCGTTGTTTGCCATGCTGCAAAAATAAAAAACCGCCCTGACTAACAGAACGGTTTCAAAAAATATATGTTAGATTAAATTAGTCTAGTATTATCTTGGTGCCCGCAATTTTGCGTTCGTTATGAAAAACACTCACATAATAAAGTCCTTTTTCTAAAGGTCTATCATCCGGGTCTGCTTTAACGGTTACACAAATATCCTTGGCCTTGTTATCGTAGTAAACAATGTTTTTAGCACTGTATATCAAGGTTTGTTCGCCAAAGGTTACGGCTCCCTTATCTGCAACAACGTTGTTCTTAGGATTAACGATCTGAATATATAGTTGTTTGTTACCGGCCTCGGCCAAAACATTTTCGGTTAAGGTTAAACAAACCTCAATATCTTCGGCATTAACCGCTCTTCTAGTTTCAGTCTTAATTCCTTTGCTGTTTGTAAAGGCTTTTACCGCAAGATTGTTGACGTATATTTTAGAACCGATTTCTATTTTAGTAGATAACTCATCATTTTCTTCTCGCAAAGCAACATTCTCTGCTCTCTCTATTTTGAGCTCATTTGTCACTTGATTATTTTCTTCTACTAGTTGATCATTTAAATCGTTCAAAGAATCTACAGATTGAAACAGCTTAACATTCTGTTCCCTTAAAAATGATATTTGGTGTTTATATTTAGAATAGACTTCAATATCCCCATTAAGGATTTCGATAGAATCCAAAGCAATTTTTGCTCGCGTTTTTGCGTCTTCTAACTGTGCAGAAACCAGGTCGTTAGATACATGAACTTGTTCGTACTGAGTTAGCATACTTGTTAGCTCACTAGAAATAAGTGTCTTCTCTTGCTCTAAAAATTGTTCATGAGCCTCGCTCGATTTATAGTTAGAAAAACTATAGAGAGATAAAACTGCAATGGCAATAATTAAAGAACCGGTAATTAATCTGTAGTTAAATAGTTGAGGGTTAACTATCATTAATGTTCAATAAATTAATTGGTGCAATATTAGATATAATGATAGCTTTAAATTATTTTAATCGATGAAATGGTCAAAAATTTGTTAAACTTGTTTTTCCCAAAAGTCTGTCTAGCATGCAAGTATATGCTCACGGACAACGAAGATATTGTTTGTACCAAATGCAGGCATGAACTTCCCGCTACGAATTTCCATTTTGATCTCGACAAAAAAGTGGCAGATATTTTATATGGAAGGGTTCAATTTGTTGATTCAACTGCCCTACTTCATTTTTATAAGAAAGGAATTGTACAAGAATTAATGCACAACCTAAAGTATCGTGGACATGAAGAAATCGGTGTTTTTTTAGGTAAATGGCTTGGTTCTGAATTGACGGATGCTTCAGGATTTAACGATATCGATGTCGTAATTCCGGTGCCAATCCATAAATCAAGATTAAGGAAAAGAGGTTATAATCAAGTCAGCAAATTTGGAGAGGAGATAGCTAACAAACTCAATGCGGAATTCAACGAAACAATTTTAATACGATCTTTTGCTACAAAAACCCAAGTGTTTCAGGATAGAATTGGTCGTTCCATAGACAACGAAGCGAAATTCTCCATCAACGATTTTGAATATCTTAAAAACAAGCACATATTATTGGTCGATGATATTATTACGACCGGTGCTACCATAGAATCCTGCGCCACTGTTCTTAATCAAATCGAAGGCGTAAAGCTAAGCTTGGCTACGATGGCAATTACAGATTAAAATTTTCGTTCTAAGAATATTTAATCGTTATTTTGCCTCATCATAAAAGATAGAATGCTAAAGAAACTTCCCCTTTTAACGCTTACGATTATCTCCCTTTTCTTGATCTTTAGCTGCGCCAATAAAAAAGGGTCTGTAGAAGGTGGTCCCAAAGATATTGTACCACCGAAAATTGTAAAGGAAGTTCCAGAAAATTATACTACCAATTTTAACGGCAATGAAATCAGGATTTATTTTAATGAATATATTAAGATAAAGGATTTACAGAAACAGCTGATTGTCTCACCACCGATGGATATGCAACCAGAGGTTTCACCTTTAGGTTCTGCAAATAAATACATTAAGATAATAATCAACGATACTCTAGAGGACAATACCACCTACGCATTTAATTTCGGACAGAGCATTGTAGACAATAACGAACAAAATCCATTTTCTTATTACAAATATGTTTTTTCAACTGGAGATTACATCGATTCATTATCGATAAAAGGACAGGTCTTTAGCGCCGATACTCGGCAAGTCGATAAATTTATTTCGGTTATGTTATATGAGGTAGACTCTACCTACACCGACTCTTTGGTCTACAAACAAAGCCCAAGGTATATCACCAACACTTTAGATAGCACCACTACATTTAGTTTAGAAAACTTAAAGGCAGGGAGATATAAACTGTTGGCTTTAAAGGATAAGAACAACAATTTTAGATTCGAGCAGAAGGCGGATAAAATTGGTTATTATGAAGGAGTGGTTAACATCCCATCAGATTCATTCTATTCAGTTACCTTGTTCAAGGAAAAGTTAGATGATAGAATTTTAAATCCTAAACAAATTGCTGGTCAAAAGATTTCATTCGGTTTTGAGGGCGACCCTGAGGATGTCGAAATAAAGATTTTGTCGGACATCCCAGATGATTATGAATATCGCATAACTAAAGACAAGAAAACAGATACGCTCTACTATTGGTACAAGCCTAAAATAGCCTTAGATTCTACCTATTTTGAAGTGAAAAAAGGTGTGTTTATAGATACTTTGAAGCATCGGTTTAAGGAAATGAATCGAGATTCATTAAAGATTACCGCCTCTACTTCTGGCTCAATCGATTTTGATAAAGACTTGATTTTAGAGGCTACCACGCCGCTGACGATGATAGATGAATCAAAGATTAGGGTGCTGGGCAAAGATTCCTTGGAGGTGCCTTTTAAGGTTGAATTTGATTCACTCCGGAATACGGTAAAGGTGAAATTAGATAAAAAGGAATCTGAAGATTATAAGTTCCAGATGCTGCCGGAAACTTTTAAGGATTTTTTCGGGGATACCAACGATACTTTAAATTACACGATTAGAACCAAGAGTCTTTCGGATTTTTCGAATGTACGTGCCATAGTTACCAATGCGACCTATCCAATTATCGTTCAGCTTACTAACGCCAAAGATGAAGTAAAATATGAACTAATCGCGGATGAAAACCGACCGTTGGATTTCAGGAATATTGCGACTGGCACCTATTATATGCGAGTGATTATAGACGAAACCGGAAATGGAAAATGGGATTCTGGAAATTATCTAAAAGGCCTTCAACCTGAAAGAATCATTTACGATACAAAACCTATAGAAGCCAGGGCTAATTTTGATTATGTTCATGATTTTGAAGTACCTCAAAAACGTCCCGATCGGCTAAAAAATTAAGTTTATTTCTTGTCTCGTGCAAGATGTTCTGATCTAAAACCACCGTTGCGAGGCTAACTTCATCCGATTGTAGCTCGTCCAATCTTTTTCCGAGCATATCATAAACTGCCGAATGGCCAACATAATTGTAACCATTTCCATCTTCACCAACCCGATTCACCCCAACTGAATAACACATATTTTCAATGGCTCTGGCCTGTAACAATATATCCCAAGCCTTTATCCTTGCTTCGGGCCAGTTAGCAACATAAATCAATACGTCAAAATCTTCGGTATTTCTAGACCATGCTGGGAAACGAAGGTCATAACAAACTAGTGGACAAATTTTCCAGCCCTTATAGTCTACCACCAAACGCGATGTACCTTTTTCATAAACTTCGTGTTCACCCGCTAAAGAAAATGTATGCCGTTTGTCATATGTTTCAATTTTACCGTTGGGATGAACGAAAAACAAGCGATTATAAAATTTGTCTTCGTCCTTAATAATAAGACTTCCGATTATTGCCGCGTGTTTCTGGCCCGCCATTTTTTGCATCCAATTAATAGTGTCGCCTTCCATGGTTTCGTAGAGTTCTTCCGCATTCATCGAAAACCCGGTAGAAAACATTTCTGGCAGAACGATAAGATCAACGGTGTCGTTTAGTCCAATTAATTGGTTCGTAAAATTGATTCTATTTTCTTCAGCGTTTTCCCAAACTAGGTCAGATTGTAGAATGGCAACTTTTAATTGGTCTTCCATGCTTATGATTTTTTTAATCTTCTTTGATACTTATCTACGTTGTCCTGCAATTTCTCAAGCTTCTTTAACCAATCCTTTTCATCGTTAGGTGACAATTTTCCTTTTCTACTTAGTCGGTCGTATTTTTTCTGATTATCCTCTAACTTCTTAGAAGCTTTTTCAAAATTCTTTTGGGCCTTTTCCTTAGCCTTTAAATCTTTCTCACTCCTTTTAAGTGCCTTCTCATATTTTGAAGCAGCTTTTTCGGCTTTTTTTAAATCTTTGTCCTTTTGATCAGAGATTTTCTTTAGGGCCATGTTATCTTCATGCTTATCTAGGATAGTTTTCTGAAGGTCTGCATCCAAGTTCTTGGTCACATCTTTCCCATCTTGTAATATCACTTTTCCCTTCACATAATAGGTTGTTCCGTTGTGCTCAACCTGCTGTGCAGTTAAGTTGAAACAAACTAGAAGCAAAAACACAAATACAAATCCTTTAATATTTTTATACGTTTTATCGAATTTCATCATTCTATTTATTAAAATTATATCTTTATATAAAGTATCTAAAATTATATAATTTTCCTCTTAACTTAAGTTAAATTTTGATGAACCTAAGTTTTATAAAATGCACGTTTGACGATTTAAAAATCCTTCGGGAATTTTCTATATCCACGTTTTGTGATGCGTTTGAAGCCAAAAATAATGCTGAAGATTTTAAGATTCATTTAGACTATTCATTTTCAAAACAAAAACTCCGTTTTGAACTTCTTAATCCTAATTCCGAATTTTATTTCGCTTTTCTGGAGAAGGAATTGGTCGGTTATTTAAAAATGAATTACAACGATGCACAAACCGAGCGTTTCTATCCTAATGCAGTAGAACTAGAAAGGCTGTATATCGATAAAGACCATCAGCGAAATGGTTATGGTGAAATCCTTCTTCAATTTGCAATCAACAAAGCCAAGACTAGAAATCCGCCCTTTTTGTGGCTTGGGGTTTGGGAAGAAAATTTGGACGGTATTAGATTCTACGAAAAACATGGATTTAAGAAATTTGAAACTCATCCTTATTTTATCGGTACTGAACAACAGACTGACTGGTTAATGCGATTGACCGTTTAAATCTGGCAAAGAATCTTTGCCGCTTTTTGTAAGGTTTCTTCAGTTTTGGCAAAACAAAAACGCAACATTTTCTGATCTAGATTGTCGTTATTAAATGCTGAAAGAGGT
Encoded here:
- a CDS encoding glycyl-tRNA synthetase, translating into MANNEDLFKRVISHAKEYGYVFQSSEIYDGLSAVYDYGQNGAELKKNIRDYWWKAMVQMNENIVGIDAAIFMHPTTWKASGHVDAFNDPLIDNKDSKKRYRADVLIEDYCAKIEAKIDKEVSKAETRFGDAFDKNEFITTNQRVVGYQEKMDSILKRMGKSLANEDLADVKALIEELEIADPLSGSRNWTDVKQFNLMFGTKLGASAESAMDLYLRPETAQGIFVNFLNVQKTGRLKIPFGIAQTGKAFRNEIVARQFIFRMREFEQMEMQFFIKPGTQKEWYEHWKETRLKWHISLGMGSENYRFHDHDKLAHYADAACDIEFKFPFGFKELEGIHSRTDFDLSQHEEFSGKKLQYFDHEENKSYVPYVLETSIGLDRMFLAVLSHSLIEEDLENNTTRTVLKLPAVLAPTKAAILPLVKKDGLPEVARKIMDELKWDFSVDYDEKDAVGRRYRRQDAAGTPFCITVDHDTLDDNTVTIRHRDTMEQKRVKIEDLRDIIKKEIDVKEWLMKM
- a CDS encoding comF family protein, which encodes MVKNLLNLFFPKVCLACKYMLTDNEDIVCTKCRHELPATNFHFDLDKKVADILYGRVQFVDSTALLHFYKKGIVQELMHNLKYRGHEEIGVFLGKWLGSELTDASGFNDIDVVIPVPIHKSRLRKRGYNQVSKFGEEIANKLNAEFNETILIRSFATKTQVFQDRIGRSIDNEAKFSINDFEYLKNKHILLVDDIITTGATIESCATVLNQIEGVKLSLATMAITD
- a CDS encoding Ig-like domain-containing protein; translation: MLKKLPLLTLTIISLFLIFSCANKKGSVEGGPKDIVPPKIVKEVPENYTTNFNGNEIRIYFNEYIKIKDLQKQLIVSPPMDMQPEVSPLGSANKYIKIIINDTLEDNTTYAFNFGQSIVDNNEQNPFSYYKYVFSTGDYIDSLSIKGQVFSADTRQVDKFISVMLYEVDSTYTDSLVYKQSPRYITNTLDSTTTFSLENLKAGRYKLLALKDKNNNFRFEQKADKIGYYEGVVNIPSDSFYSVTLFKEKLDDRILNPKQIAGQKISFGFEGDPEDVEIKILSDIPDDYEYRITKDKKTDTLYYWYKPKIALDSTYFEVKKGVFIDTLKHRFKEMNRDSLKITASTSGSIDFDKDLILEATTPLTMIDESKIRVLGKDSLEVPFKVEFDSLRNTVKVKLDKKESEDYKFQMLPETFKDFFGDTNDTLNYTIRTKSLSDFSNVRAIVTNATYPIIVQLTNAKDEVKYELIADENRPLDFRNIATGTYYMRVIIDETGNGKWDSGNYLKGLQPERIIYDTKPIEARANFDYVHDFEVPQKRPDRLKN
- a CDS encoding Predicted amidohydrolase, coding for MEDQLKVAILQSDLVWENAEENRINFTNQLIGLNDTVDLIVLPEMFSTGFSMNAEELYETMEGDTINWMQKMAGQKHAAIIGSLIIKDEDKFYNRLFFVHPNGKIETYDKRHTFSLAGEHEVYEKGTSRLVVDYKGWKICPLVCYDLRFPAWSRNTEDFDVLIYVANWPEARIKAWDILLQARAIENMCYSVGVNRVGEDGNGYNYVGHSAVYDMLGKRLDELQSDEVSLATVVLDQNILHETRNKLNFLADRDVFEVLQNHEHNQN
- a CDS encoding Ribosomal protein S18 acetylase RimI, whose protein sequence is MNLSFIKCTFDDLKILREFSISTFCDAFEAKNNAEDFKIHLDYSFSKQKLRFELLNPNSEFYFAFLEKELVGYLKMNYNDAQTERFYPNAVELERLYIDKDHQRNGYGEILLQFAINKAKTRNPPFLWLGVWEENLDGIRFYEKHGFKKFETHPYFIGTEQQTDWLMRLTV